A single genomic interval of Arthrobacter sp. NicSoilB8 harbors:
- a CDS encoding serine hydrolase, which translates to MTEPARHYGAGAHRADAGSRPGPGLPWQLRRIRPHFLTAAAVAGALVVAGGVYATVQTGIPGEPPAAAAATPSGTAVASPLSAARTSPTVTDAGGTASPAATDLPAAAAASPSAAPAIPAPAAPAPTVPAAAGKPDEVPAAAVAARAIGPELDGQIRAIIAANRAYALGVSLIDLSDGVVHGYGVQGKFVAASTAKILAASAYYHLVETGRASLTAPMGVSTAGAQIRQMVQQSNNDSWALILAAVGQRGITDYAASIGITYDRTVNLLTPAEMARTLQLLYTGQLLNARNTAQLLSYMQHTNYETLIPPAVPPGIGVFHKYGLLYGNLHDASVLVKDGRAFVFVVYTRGLNYSDMGPRTRIIQQLTRTVTAALF; encoded by the coding sequence ATGACTGAGCCGGCACGCCACTACGGGGCCGGCGCCCACCGGGCAGACGCCGGATCAAGGCCCGGGCCGGGGCTCCCCTGGCAATTGCGGCGGATCCGGCCGCACTTCCTGACTGCGGCCGCCGTCGCGGGTGCCCTGGTAGTTGCCGGTGGCGTCTACGCCACCGTCCAGACAGGGATACCGGGTGAACCGCCGGCCGCCGCAGCGGCGACACCGTCGGGCACCGCCGTCGCGTCACCGCTGTCCGCAGCCCGGACATCACCGACGGTCACCGACGCCGGCGGGACAGCTTCGCCGGCGGCCACTGATCTGCCGGCGGCTGCGGCCGCGTCACCCAGTGCGGCTCCCGCGATTCCAGCCCCCGCTGCCCCGGCTCCCACAGTCCCGGCGGCGGCCGGCAAACCCGATGAAGTGCCCGCCGCCGCAGTTGCGGCCCGGGCCATCGGCCCCGAACTGGACGGCCAGATCAGGGCGATCATCGCGGCCAACAGGGCCTACGCGCTGGGGGTGTCGTTGATCGATCTTTCGGACGGGGTGGTCCACGGCTACGGGGTCCAGGGCAAGTTTGTGGCCGCCAGCACGGCCAAGATCCTCGCCGCGTCGGCTTACTACCACCTCGTGGAGACCGGCCGGGCCTCGCTGACTGCCCCGATGGGCGTCTCGACGGCCGGGGCCCAGATCCGCCAGATGGTCCAGCAAAGCAACAACGATTCATGGGCGCTGATCCTGGCGGCGGTCGGCCAGCGGGGTATCACCGACTACGCCGCGTCGATCGGGATCACGTACGACCGGACGGTGAACCTGCTGACCCCGGCGGAAATGGCCCGGACCCTCCAGCTTCTCTATACCGGACAACTGCTCAATGCGCGCAACACCGCCCAGCTGTTGTCCTACATGCAGCACACGAACTACGAGACGCTCATCCCTCCGGCGGTTCCGCCCGGAATAGGGGTCTTCCACAAATACGGGCTGCTGTACGGCAACCTGCACGATGCCAGTGTCCTGGTCAAGGACGGCAGAGCCTTCGTGTTCGTCGTTTACACCCGCGGCCTGAACTATTCGGACATGGGCCCGCGGACCCGGATCATCCAGCAGCTCACCCGGACCGTGACCGCCGCCCTGTTCTAG
- a CDS encoding HipA domain-containing protein — translation MAVLAPGDLQDLKFVRSADVYKNGALAGRLNRTGSGGVSFAYLNAYVSSGLPAVAVSLPLSAPAVETPAGALPAFFAGLLPEGHRLTVLKNATKTSFDDELTLLLAVGADVPGDVQVVPAGVPPVEPPSLADTSRPEELDFSLLANTVDLHGLPGVQRKTSASMLTTPLALRGHRYLLKLDPPEHPHLVVNEAAHLRAAKSLKIPVAKSRIIADRNGLPGLLVERFDRVKDPAGVWVRLPLEDGTQVLGLPPAAKYGVSSEQVASALAGTCKAPVVASRNLYLQFVFAWLTGNGDLHAKNLAVLGGGPDRTIAPVFDVPCTLLYGDETLALPVAGKTRNLRARHWAEFADALGLPPRAAASANGTALAAAGTIRLEDLPFTGSPLRGAQRELGFRRRELTG, via the coding sequence ATGGCAGTGCTGGCGCCGGGGGACCTGCAGGACCTGAAATTTGTCCGGTCCGCGGACGTGTACAAGAACGGGGCGTTGGCCGGCCGCCTGAACCGGACCGGCTCCGGCGGGGTGAGCTTCGCCTACCTCAACGCCTATGTCTCCTCCGGCCTGCCCGCCGTGGCCGTCTCCCTCCCGCTGTCCGCCCCGGCCGTGGAGACCCCGGCCGGGGCCCTACCGGCGTTCTTCGCGGGACTCCTGCCGGAAGGGCACCGCCTCACGGTGCTAAAGAATGCGACCAAGACGAGCTTCGACGACGAACTGACCCTCCTGCTGGCCGTGGGCGCGGACGTGCCCGGGGACGTCCAGGTGGTTCCCGCGGGCGTCCCGCCGGTCGAACCGCCAAGCCTGGCCGACACGTCCCGACCGGAAGAACTCGACTTTTCCCTGCTGGCCAACACCGTGGATCTCCACGGCCTGCCGGGAGTCCAGCGCAAGACCAGCGCCTCCATGCTGACGACGCCGCTGGCCCTGCGCGGGCACCGCTATCTGCTCAAGCTGGACCCGCCGGAGCATCCGCATCTGGTGGTCAATGAGGCCGCGCACTTGCGGGCGGCGAAATCGCTGAAGATTCCGGTGGCCAAGAGCCGGATCATCGCGGACCGGAACGGACTTCCCGGGCTCCTGGTGGAAAGGTTCGACCGGGTCAAGGATCCGGCAGGTGTGTGGGTCCGGCTTCCGCTGGAGGACGGCACCCAGGTGCTGGGACTGCCGCCGGCGGCTAAGTACGGCGTCAGCTCGGAGCAGGTTGCCTCGGCCCTCGCCGGGACCTGCAAGGCGCCGGTGGTGGCGAGCCGGAACCTGTACCTGCAGTTTGTTTTTGCGTGGCTGACGGGTAACGGGGATCTTCACGCCAAGAACCTGGCCGTCCTCGGCGGCGGCCCTGACCGGACGATTGCCCCGGTCTTCGATGTCCCGTGCACTCTCCTGTACGGCGACGAGACCCTCGCGCTGCCGGTCGCGGGGAAGACCAGGAACCTCAGGGCCAGGCACTGGGCCGAGTTCGCCGACGCACTGGGCCTCCCGCCGAGGGCGGCGGCCTCGGCCAATGGAACCGCCCTCGCGGCGGCCGGCACCATCAGGCTTGAAGACCTGCCCTTCACCGGGTCGCCGCTGCGCGGCGCGCAGCGGGAACTGGGATTCCGGCGCCGGGAACTGACCGGCTGA
- a CDS encoding helix-turn-helix domain-containing protein, whose product MSDALSVAAGIRSARKDAGITQEDLAHLAGTSVRTVRTIETGTGNPSLQAVIAVSNVLGLHLTVR is encoded by the coding sequence GTGAGTGATGCCCTCTCTGTGGCGGCGGGCATCCGGAGCGCCCGCAAGGATGCCGGTATCACCCAAGAGGACCTCGCCCACCTGGCCGGAACATCGGTGCGCACCGTCCGGACCATCGAGACGGGCACCGGGAACCCCTCGCTGCAGGCCGTCATCGCGGTCAGCAATGTCCTTGGCCTGCACCTGACGGTGCGGTGA